Proteins from a single region of Pseudomonas ekonensis:
- a CDS encoding adenylate kinase: MDLTRTLIIGNSGAGKSWLARRLAERLDAPWVELDRIHWLSDEHSIPRTRGEAMGMARLAASRERWVIEGVYDVFVRELLDRATALIWLRIADAECVTNIRQRERGTPPDDPRMAAMLAWAAGYRDRDGADGWAAHRQLFEGFAGEKVVLWERGEIIRLAGSA, from the coding sequence ATGGATCTCACACGTACCCTCATCATCGGCAACTCGGGCGCCGGCAAGAGCTGGCTGGCCCGACGCCTGGCCGAACGCCTGGACGCGCCGTGGGTCGAGCTTGACCGCATCCACTGGCTGTCCGACGAACACAGCATCCCCCGCACCCGCGGCGAAGCGATGGGCATGGCGCGGCTCGCCGCCAGCCGGGAACGCTGGGTGATCGAAGGCGTGTACGACGTGTTCGTCCGCGAATTGCTCGACCGCGCGACGGCGCTGATCTGGCTGCGCATCGCCGACGCGGAATGCGTGACCAACATCCGCCAACGGGAACGCGGGACGCCCCCGGACGATCCGCGCATGGCCGCGATGCTGGCGTGGGCCGCCGGCTACCGGGATCGGGATGGCGCGGACGGGTGGGCTGCGCACCGGCAGTTGTTTGAGGGGTTTGCGGGGGAGAAGGTGGTGCTCTGGGAGCGCGGCGAAATCATCAGGTTAGCGGGCAGTGCATGA
- a CDS encoding aspartate aminotransferase family protein yields the protein MTAALMNTYQPLALSFIKGLGTRLWDQAGREYLDAVAGVAVTNVGHSHPRIVSAISEQAGLLLHTSNLYSIDWQQRLAQKLTQLSGMARAFFNNSGAEANETALKLARLYGWRKGIDQPLVVVMANAFHGRTLGTLSASDGPAVRLGFNDLPGDFVKVPFGDLAALDQVQRRHGARIVAVLMEPIQGESGVQTAPPGYLKAVRERCDRHAWLLMLDEIQTGIGRTGRWFAFQHEGIVPDVMTLAKGLGNGVPIGACLARGRAADLFTPGSHGSTFGGNPLACRVACTVLDIIEEQGLLENARVQGERLLTRLRAELADNPNVLAIRGQGLMIGIELKQPVRDLTLIAARDHGLLINVTRGKTIRLLPPLTLDEREVGMIVRGVGRVIASM from the coding sequence ATGACCGCCGCCCTGATGAACACCTACCAACCGCTGGCCCTGAGTTTCATCAAGGGACTGGGCACCCGACTGTGGGATCAGGCCGGTCGCGAGTACCTGGACGCGGTGGCCGGTGTGGCGGTGACCAACGTCGGCCACTCCCATCCGCGCATCGTTTCGGCGATCAGTGAGCAGGCCGGATTGCTGCTGCACACCTCCAACCTGTACAGCATCGACTGGCAGCAACGGTTGGCGCAGAAGCTCACGCAGTTGTCCGGCATGGCGCGGGCGTTCTTCAACAATTCCGGGGCCGAGGCCAACGAAACCGCGCTGAAGCTGGCGCGCCTCTACGGCTGGCGCAAGGGGATCGATCAGCCGCTGGTGGTGGTGATGGCCAACGCTTTTCACGGTCGCACGCTGGGCACCTTGTCGGCCAGCGACGGCCCGGCGGTGCGCCTCGGTTTCAATGACCTGCCGGGGGATTTCGTCAAGGTGCCGTTCGGCGACCTGGCCGCGCTGGATCAGGTGCAGCGCCGGCACGGTGCGCGGATCGTGGCTGTACTGATGGAGCCGATCCAGGGCGAAAGCGGTGTGCAGACCGCGCCGCCCGGTTATCTCAAGGCCGTGCGCGAGCGGTGCGACCGTCATGCCTGGCTGTTGATGCTCGACGAGATCCAGACCGGTATCGGCCGCACCGGCCGCTGGTTCGCGTTCCAGCACGAAGGCATCGTGCCGGATGTCATGACGCTGGCCAAAGGCCTGGGCAACGGCGTGCCCATCGGCGCCTGTCTGGCGCGGGGGCGAGCGGCGGATCTGTTCACCCCCGGCAGCCACGGCAGCACCTTCGGCGGCAATCCGCTGGCGTGCCGGGTCGCCTGCACGGTGCTCGACATCATCGAAGAACAAGGGCTGCTGGAAAACGCCAGGGTACAGGGCGAACGCCTGTTGACCCGCCTGCGCGCAGAGCTGGCGGACAACCCCAACGTGCTCGCGATACGCGGGCAGGGGCTGATGATCGGCATCGAACTCAAGCAACCGGTCCGTGACCTGACGCTGATTGCGGCACGGGATCACGGATTGCTGATCAACGTCACCCGCGGCAAGACCATCCGGCTGCTGCCGCCGCTGACGCTCGATGAGCGGGAGGTGGGGATGATCGTCAGAGGGGTGGGGCGGGTGATCGCCTCGATGTGA
- the msrA gene encoding peptide-methionine (S)-S-oxide reductase MsrA, with protein MKNQTIWRRLLLGVATAAVAGQCSAFSFGAEQGVVIPPPALDENTQAHSETAVFAGGCFWGVQGVFQHVKGVRSAVSGYAGGAADTAQYERVSEGDTGHAESVQVTFDPAQVSYGSLLQIYFSVAHNPTELNRQGPDSGTQYRSALFPLNAEQQRVAQAYIAQLDGTHAFGKPIVTRLETYNGFYPAEDYHQDFLTEHPSYPYIVINDLPKVAQLKQLFAQRYQETPVLVKGTP; from the coding sequence ATGAAAAACCAAACGATCTGGCGCCGTCTGTTGCTCGGCGTCGCGACGGCCGCCGTGGCGGGGCAATGTTCGGCGTTCTCCTTCGGTGCCGAACAAGGGGTGGTCATCCCACCGCCGGCCCTGGATGAGAACACTCAGGCCCACAGCGAGACGGCGGTGTTCGCCGGCGGCTGCTTCTGGGGCGTCCAGGGTGTTTTCCAGCACGTCAAAGGGGTGCGCAGCGCCGTGTCCGGCTATGCCGGCGGCGCGGCGGACACGGCACAGTACGAACGGGTCAGCGAGGGCGATACCGGCCACGCCGAGTCGGTGCAAGTCACCTTCGACCCGGCGCAGGTCAGTTACGGCAGCCTGCTGCAGATCTACTTCTCGGTGGCCCACAACCCCACCGAACTCAACCGGCAGGGACCGGACAGCGGCACGCAATACCGCTCGGCACTATTTCCACTCAATGCCGAACAGCAACGGGTGGCTCAGGCCTACATCGCCCAGCTCGATGGGACACATGCCTTCGGCAAGCCGATCGTGACCCGGCTGGAGACCTACAACGGCTTTTACCCGGCGGAGGACTATCACCAGGATTTCCTGACGGAACACCCGAGCTATCCGTACATCGTGATCAACGACCTGCCGAAGGTGGCGCAGTTGAAGCAGTTGTTCGCCCAGCGTTATCAGGAGACGCCGGTGCTGGTGAAGGGGACGCCGTGA
- a CDS encoding LysR family transcriptional regulator encodes MDLFQSMSVYVKVVEAGSMTAAALQCEMSTTMVGNHLRALEQRLGVQLLQRTTRRQRLTEFGSLYYQRCLEVLGLVADSERLAEQTLDEPRGILRITAPLTFGVERLAPALSEFSLQCPKVKLDVVLTNRRPDLLESGLDVAFRLGSFEPGNLIARPLIDYNLTMCASPSYVARRGMPCTPQDLQQHDCLSFAYPAGDDWQSVEKQWRLNGPDGEIMVDVKGPMLINSSAGLHQAARTGMGIVMLPDALVEQDLRDGRLITVMPDYQPPNRPMHLLYAQDRYRLPKLRRFVDFAVRTWGKP; translated from the coding sequence ATGGATCTGTTCCAGTCGATGAGCGTCTACGTCAAAGTCGTGGAAGCCGGCAGCATGACCGCGGCAGCCCTGCAATGCGAAATGTCCACCACCATGGTCGGCAACCACCTGCGGGCACTGGAGCAGCGGCTCGGCGTGCAACTGCTGCAACGCACCACCCGGCGCCAGCGGCTGACCGAGTTCGGCTCGCTCTACTACCAGCGTTGCCTGGAAGTGCTGGGGCTGGTGGCCGACTCCGAACGCTTGGCCGAACAGACCCTGGACGAGCCGCGCGGCATCCTGCGCATCACCGCCCCGCTGACGTTCGGCGTCGAACGGCTGGCGCCGGCCCTGAGCGAGTTCTCCTTGCAGTGCCCGAAGGTCAAGCTCGACGTGGTGCTGACCAACCGCCGTCCGGACCTTCTGGAAAGCGGCCTCGACGTGGCGTTCCGGTTGGGCAGTTTCGAGCCCGGCAACCTGATCGCCCGACCGCTGATCGACTACAACCTGACCATGTGCGCCTCCCCCAGCTATGTCGCCCGCCGCGGCATGCCATGCACGCCGCAGGATCTGCAACAGCACGACTGCCTGTCGTTCGCCTACCCTGCCGGCGACGACTGGCAATCGGTGGAAAAGCAATGGCGACTCAACGGTCCGGACGGTGAAATCATGGTGGACGTGAAGGGGCCGATGCTGATCAACAGCTCTGCCGGCCTGCACCAGGCCGCACGCACCGGGATGGGCATCGTGATGTTGCCCGATGCGCTGGTGGAGCAGGATCTGCGCGACGGCAGGCTGATCACCGTGATGCCCGACTACCAGCCTCCCAACCGTCCGATGCACCTGCTCTACGCCCAGGATCGCTACCGCTTGCCGAAACTGCGGCGCTTCGTCGATTTCGCGGTGCGCACCTGGGGAAAACCTTAG
- a CDS encoding alkaline phosphatase D family protein, whose protein sequence is MSLDELTLPPVLAGPLLRRLEPSRMVMWLVGTRPLSLTLRLEGVGDIPLDGTKCTVVSAGTRAFIHLIDVALQTPLPCDTRIGYDLLIDGQHPIAEWAPHLLYGNAASPDFVLRSRIDQLLHGSCRKPHHKAADGLLCVDRLLAAETDPAQRPALLMMTGDQIYADDVAGPTLRAIHALIARLGLFGEHLQGAVVSDSARLYEHPASYYHRADLLPALESNATLRERFFGGARKPIFTSSNADNHLVTFAEVMAMYLLVWSPVPWTLIDPQPPALTPDRLKRYALEQVRIDGFKAGLGDVARALAHLPSLMVFDDHDITDDWNLSAQWEETAYGHPFSRRIIGNALIAYLLCQGWGNNPDAFKAPLEKARRLGADGDGRYLDSPAQDALIDDLLRFQRWHYVLPTTPALVVLDTRTRRWRSERSLKQPSGLLDWEALCELQQELLDHPSAIIVSPAPVFGVKLIETVQRVFSWCGYPLLVDAENWMAHRGAAQVILNIFRHSRTPGSYVVLSGDVHYSFVYEVLIRHRKAGPRIWQITSSGIKNEFPPTLLEWFDRLNRWLYSPRSPLNWLTKRRRMRIVPYVPEHAEAGERLWNSAGIGQVFFNQAGQPQDIIQHNANGAAQTRMLAPDLSDYPD, encoded by the coding sequence ATGTCCCTTGATGAGTTGACCCTGCCCCCTGTGCTGGCCGGCCCGCTGTTGCGCCGGCTGGAGCCGTCCAGGATGGTGATGTGGCTGGTGGGTACCCGACCATTGTCACTGACCTTGCGCCTGGAGGGCGTGGGAGACATTCCGCTCGACGGGACGAAATGCACTGTCGTTTCCGCAGGAACCCGGGCCTTCATCCATCTTATCGACGTCGCCCTGCAAACTCCGCTGCCCTGCGACACCCGCATCGGTTATGACCTGCTGATCGACGGCCAGCACCCGATCGCCGAATGGGCCCCTCACCTGCTCTACGGCAACGCCGCCTCGCCGGACTTCGTCCTGCGTTCGCGCATCGACCAACTGCTCCACGGCTCCTGCCGCAAGCCGCACCACAAGGCCGCCGACGGCCTTCTGTGCGTCGACCGACTGCTGGCGGCCGAGACCGATCCCGCGCAACGCCCGGCCCTGCTGATGATGACCGGCGACCAGATCTACGCCGACGACGTCGCCGGACCGACGCTGCGCGCGATCCATGCCTTGATCGCGCGCCTGGGCCTGTTCGGCGAGCACCTTCAGGGCGCCGTGGTCAGCGACAGCGCCCGGCTCTACGAACACCCGGCCAGCTACTACCACCGCGCGGACCTGCTGCCGGCGCTCGAGAGCAACGCGACATTGCGCGAGCGGTTCTTCGGCGGGGCGCGCAAGCCGATCTTCACCAGCAGCAACGCCGACAACCATCTGGTGACGTTCGCCGAAGTCATGGCGATGTACCTGCTGGTGTGGTCGCCGGTGCCGTGGACGCTGATCGACCCGCAGCCGCCGGCGCTGACGCCGGACCGGCTCAAGCGCTACGCCCTCGAACAGGTGCGCATCGACGGCTTCAAGGCCGGCCTGGGCGACGTGGCGCGGGCGCTGGCGCACTTGCCGAGCCTGATGGTCTTCGACGACCACGACATCACCGACGACTGGAACCTGTCTGCGCAATGGGAGGAAACGGCCTACGGCCATCCGTTCTCCAGGCGCATCATCGGCAATGCGTTGATCGCCTACCTGCTGTGCCAGGGCTGGGGCAACAATCCGGACGCCTTCAAGGCTCCGCTGGAGAAGGCCCGCCGCCTGGGCGCCGACGGCGACGGCCGCTACCTCGACAGCCCGGCGCAGGATGCGCTGATCGACGACCTGCTGCGTTTCCAGCGCTGGCACTACGTGCTGCCGACCACCCCGGCGCTGGTGGTGCTCGACACACGCACCCGGCGCTGGCGCAGCGAACGCTCGCTCAAGCAACCCTCGGGCCTGCTGGACTGGGAAGCCCTGTGCGAACTGCAACAGGAACTGCTCGATCACCCGTCGGCGATCATCGTGTCACCGGCGCCGGTTTTCGGTGTGAAACTGATCGAGACCGTACAGCGGGTGTTCAGCTGGTGCGGCTACCCCTTGCTGGTGGACGCGGAAAACTGGATGGCCCATCGGGGCGCAGCCCAGGTGATCCTGAACATTTTCCGACACTCCCGTACGCCCGGCAGTTACGTGGTGCTGTCCGGCGACGTGCATTATTCCTTCGTCTACGAGGTGCTCATCCGACACCGCAAGGCCGGCCCACGGATCTGGCAGATCACCAGCAGCGGCATCAAGAACGAGTTTCCGCCCACCCTGCTGGAATGGTTCGACCGCCTCAACCGCTGGCTCTACTCGCCGCGCTCGCCGCTGAACTGGCTGACCAAACGCCGCCGCATGCGCATCGTGCCCTACGTCCCCGAACACGCCGAAGCGGGCGAGCGCCTGTGGAACTCGGCGGGGATCGGCCAAGTGTTCTTCAACCAGGCCGGACAGCCACAGGACATCATCCAGCACAACGCCAACGGCGCAGCCCAGACCCGGATGCTGGCGCCCGACCTGTCGGACTATCCTGACTAG